From one Azotosporobacter soli genomic stretch:
- a CDS encoding glutamate-5-semialdehyde dehydrogenase: MECIAELEEKGKAAKAAARKLATLSTEMKNKALRMMADGLERHAGQIMAANLLDMEQGRAKGLAEPLLDRLLLTKERIEAMAQGLRQIAQLPDPIGEGLGAQQRPNGLRINKVRVPLGVIGIIYEARPNVTVDAAGLCLKAGNAALLRGGSEAIHSNTAISRVLAKEIEDCGLPFGCIQLVENTDRQAVREMLRLNRYLDVIIPRGGAGLIRTVVENSTVPVIETGTGICHAYVDASADLAMAQKIVLNAKTSRPGVCNALETLLVHQAAAKEFLPSMLAALREAKVEVRGCPQTRTYGSGLQEASEEDWATEYLDYILSVKVVEDISVALDHIDRYSTRHSEAIITRDYDAAQRFLKEVDAAAVYVNASTRFTDGSEFGFGAEIGISTQKLHARGPMGLAELTSYKYIIYGDGQIR, encoded by the coding sequence ATGGAGTGCATCGCGGAATTGGAAGAGAAGGGTAAAGCGGCGAAAGCTGCAGCGCGAAAGCTCGCAACGCTCTCGACCGAAATGAAAAACAAGGCGCTACGCATGATGGCAGACGGTCTGGAACGTCATGCCGGTCAAATCATGGCAGCGAATTTGCTGGATATGGAACAGGGCCGGGCAAAAGGCCTGGCGGAACCTCTCTTGGATCGATTGTTGCTGACAAAAGAGCGCATTGAAGCGATGGCGCAAGGACTGCGCCAGATTGCCCAGTTGCCGGATCCGATCGGTGAAGGCCTCGGCGCGCAGCAACGTCCGAATGGTTTGCGCATCAATAAAGTGCGGGTGCCGCTCGGCGTCATCGGCATCATTTACGAAGCGCGACCGAATGTGACGGTTGATGCGGCCGGCTTGTGCCTGAAAGCAGGCAATGCAGCACTGCTCAGAGGCGGTTCGGAAGCGATTCATTCCAATACGGCGATTAGCCGGGTGCTGGCCAAAGAGATAGAAGACTGCGGTCTTCCGTTTGGCTGCATTCAGCTTGTCGAAAATACCGACAGGCAGGCGGTGCGCGAAATGCTGCGGCTCAACCGTTATCTGGACGTCATTATTCCGCGCGGTGGGGCGGGGCTGATTCGGACTGTCGTTGAAAACAGCACGGTACCGGTGATTGAAACGGGAACCGGCATTTGCCATGCGTATGTTGATGCATCAGCCGATTTGGCGATGGCGCAAAAGATCGTTCTGAACGCGAAGACGTCGCGGCCCGGCGTTTGCAATGCATTAGAGACGTTGCTGGTTCATCAGGCGGCGGCAAAAGAATTCCTGCCGTCAATGCTTGCTGCGCTGCGAGAGGCAAAGGTCGAGGTGCGGGGCTGCCCGCAAACGAGGACGTACGGCTCTGGCCTGCAGGAGGCGAGTGAAGAAGACTGGGCGACGGAATATCTCGATTATATTTTGTCGGTCAAAGTGGTCGAAGATATCTCGGTTGCACTGGATCATATCGACCGGTACAGCACGCGTCACTCGGAAGCGATCATCACACGAGATTATGACGCGGCGCAACGTTTTTTAAAAGAAGTGGATGCGGCCGCGGTTTACGTCAATGCATCGACCCGTTTCACGGACGGCAGCGAATTCGGCTTTGGCGCTGAAATCGGCATCAGTACGCAGAAATTGCATGCCAGAGGACCAATGGGGCTTGCAGAACTGACCAGTTACAAATATATCATTTATGGCGACGGACAAATACGCTGA
- a CDS encoding CvfB family protein, whose translation MKTENNSPYSPGQVAVLKVVRMSDLGAFLDGGTGNTSEDILLYKERMPAEIKIGDEVEVYLYLDPKGRLAASTKLPKMKEGQVARVQVINTTKDGAFVDIGAERGVFLPFAGMRGRLKEGDRIWVKLYTDKSGRPAVTMEVEDELRRASKPATTAKLGDWLEASIYNAGEDGWFLFVMPERYLAYLHRSEAIGQLLVGHEVKVRVTFIREDGRINVSMRLPKEDAIDKDAQAILDVLEARQGRMPYGDTTSAEVVREKFSMSKAAFKRSLGRLMRDGRVRQEEGWTMLLEPKE comes from the coding sequence ATGAAGACTGAAAACAACAGCCCGTACAGTCCGGGACAAGTCGCGGTGCTTAAAGTCGTCCGCATGTCGGACTTAGGCGCTTTTCTTGACGGCGGAACCGGCAATACCAGTGAAGATATTCTGCTTTATAAAGAACGGATGCCTGCTGAAATCAAAATCGGCGATGAGGTGGAGGTTTATTTATATCTCGACCCTAAAGGCCGACTGGCGGCCAGCACAAAACTGCCGAAAATGAAAGAAGGGCAGGTCGCCCGCGTGCAGGTCATCAATACGACGAAAGACGGCGCTTTCGTCGATATCGGCGCGGAACGCGGCGTGTTTCTGCCGTTTGCCGGCATGCGCGGCCGTCTCAAAGAGGGCGATCGGATTTGGGTCAAACTATATACCGATAAAAGTGGTCGACCTGCGGTCACGATGGAAGTCGAAGATGAACTGCGTCGTGCGTCTAAACCGGCAACAACGGCAAAGCTGGGTGATTGGTTAGAGGCTTCGATCTACAATGCCGGCGAAGACGGCTGGTTTTTATTCGTAATGCCGGAGCGTTATCTGGCATATTTGCATCGCAGTGAAGCGATTGGACAATTGTTGGTCGGCCATGAAGTAAAGGTGCGCGTCACTTTTATTCGGGAAGACGGCCGCATCAATGTCAGCATGCGTTTGCCGAAAGAAGACGCGATCGACAAAGATGCGCAGGCGATTCTCGATGTGCTCGAAGCTCGCCAGGGGCGTATGCCGTATGGCGATACTACGTCGGCTGAAGTGGTGCGGGAAAAATTTTCCATGAGCAAAGCCGCGTTTAAACGTTCGCTGGGACGTTTGATGCGCGACGGGCGAGTCCGTCAAGAAGAGGGCTGGACGATGCTGCTTGAGCCGAAAGAATAA
- a CDS encoding chemotaxis protein, whose protein sequence is MSEVSDKKGILLETGTNEFEIVEFAVGKVNYGINVAKVREVINQVPITQMPNAHPYVDGVFTLRGRVMPLVNLPRCLGMEDSGAKSQNIIVSELNNYYVGFLVDEVSRIHRVSWTEMEPPPTITNSEMVVGIIKMASKMVILLDFEKIVSEINPEINIKLTTVPEATVDRRDIRKKKTIVVAEDSHMLRDLLTNTLKASGYENILAYNNGKEAWEALEAMTKEDTPIEKRVQMVITDIEMPQMDGHHLLKRIREDRDLTVLPVIIFSSLINEEMRRKGDALGANGQISKPEIAQLIDLVDEKAL, encoded by the coding sequence ATGAGTGAAGTGAGTGACAAAAAAGGAATTTTACTGGAAACAGGCACCAATGAGTTTGAGATTGTCGAGTTTGCAGTTGGTAAAGTAAATTATGGCATCAATGTGGCCAAGGTCAGAGAAGTGATCAACCAGGTGCCGATTACGCAGATGCCGAATGCGCATCCGTATGTGGACGGCGTCTTTACCTTGCGCGGGAGAGTCATGCCGCTCGTTAATCTGCCGCGTTGTCTGGGTATGGAAGACAGCGGCGCGAAAAGCCAAAACATCATCGTCAGTGAGCTGAACAACTATTATGTCGGTTTCCTGGTCGACGAAGTTTCGCGCATTCACCGCGTTTCTTGGACGGAGATGGAACCGCCGCCCACAATTACGAATTCGGAAATGGTGGTCGGTATTATTAAAATGGCGAGCAAGATGGTTATTTTGCTTGACTTTGAAAAAATTGTATCGGAAATCAATCCGGAGATTAACATCAAGCTGACGACGGTGCCGGAGGCTACTGTCGATCGTCGCGACATCCGGAAAAAGAAAACTATCGTTGTCGCCGAAGATTCGCATATGCTACGCGACCTCCTGACCAATACGCTTAAAGCATCCGGTTACGAGAATATTCTGGCTTACAACAATGGTAAAGAGGCGTGGGAAGCGCTGGAGGCGATGACGAAGGAAGATACCCCGATCGAAAAGCGGGTTCAGATGGTCATCACCGATATCGAAATGCCGCAAATGGATGGACATCATTTGTTGAAACGAATCCGTGAGGACCGCGATCTGACGGTCTTGCCGGTCATTATTTTCTCTTCGCTGATCAATGAAGAAATGCGCCGCAAAGGC
- the nadD gene encoding nicotinate-nucleotide adenylyltransferase, producing MKIEKCRIGIMGGTFDPIHLGHLVIAEAVRDRFQLERVLFIPAASPPHKENAGLTAASHRYLMTVLAVQSHPCFFASDIEMNRSGPSYTIDTVRELVRIYGAAADLYFITGADAIIELPTWREPERLLELCQFVAATRPGCNGLEEVIARYGDLGACRIHRLETPELAISATDIRERVKQGKSVRYIVPEAVEHYIQKEGLYR from the coding sequence ATGAAAATCGAGAAATGCAGGATTGGCATCATGGGCGGGACGTTTGACCCGATTCATCTTGGACACTTGGTGATTGCGGAAGCTGTACGCGACCGATTTCAATTGGAACGAGTGCTCTTCATTCCGGCTGCGAGTCCGCCGCATAAAGAGAACGCCGGCTTGACGGCAGCGTCGCATCGCTATTTGATGACGGTTCTCGCCGTACAGTCCCATCCGTGTTTTTTTGCTTCCGATATTGAAATGAACCGCTCAGGCCCTTCGTATACGATTGATACCGTTCGCGAACTGGTGAGAATTTATGGCGCGGCGGCCGATTTATATTTCATCACCGGTGCAGATGCCATTATCGAATTGCCGACTTGGCGCGAACCCGAACGACTGTTGGAATTATGCCAATTCGTTGCGGCGACGCGGCCGGGCTGCAATGGTCTGGAAGAGGTCATCGCGCGTTATGGAGACCTTGGCGCATGCCGCATTCATAGGCTGGAAACGCCGGAACTTGCCATTTCCGCGACCGATATTCGTGAGCGCGTCAAGCAAGGAAAGTCGGTGCGCTATATTGTGCCGGAAGCGGTCGAACACTATATTCAGAAAGAGGGCTTGTATCGATGA
- the proB gene encoding glutamate 5-kinase, with product MLRREELAQAKRIVVKVGTSTLTHATGKLNVGRVDRLARELTDLVNQGKEIILVTSGAVGVGIDRLGLKERPRTIPEKQAAAAVGQGILMHIYEKMFAEYGQIAAQVLLTREDSVKRSRYANSRNTLLTLIAMGVIPVINENDAVAIEELKIGDNDTLSAMVASIVDADLLIILSDIEGLYTANPQTTPDATLISTVHDVSPEIEALAGGAGSTLGTGGMHTKLQAAKIAVSSGVPMVIATGTRDGVISAIAAGEEIGTLFVSRENRLQIRKRWLAFGARIKGSVTIDSGCERALADGASLLAAGIQTANGSFKAGDTISIMNLTGREMARGIAYYSSEEVARIVGCHTNEIADILGYKSYDEVIHRDNMVILG from the coding sequence ATGCTGAGACGGGAAGAGTTAGCGCAAGCCAAACGGATCGTGGTCAAGGTGGGAACAAGCACGTTGACCCATGCTACGGGAAAACTGAACGTGGGCCGGGTGGATCGCCTGGCACGCGAACTGACGGATTTAGTCAATCAAGGCAAGGAGATCATCTTGGTGACTTCCGGCGCCGTTGGGGTTGGCATAGATCGCTTGGGTCTTAAGGAACGACCGCGTACGATTCCCGAAAAGCAGGCGGCTGCCGCAGTCGGGCAAGGCATTCTTATGCATATCTACGAAAAAATGTTTGCTGAATACGGGCAGATTGCCGCACAGGTCCTCCTGACGCGGGAGGATTCAGTGAAACGCAGTCGTTATGCAAATTCGCGCAATACATTATTGACCCTCATTGCTATGGGGGTCATTCCGGTTATCAATGAAAATGATGCCGTAGCCATTGAAGAGCTTAAAATTGGCGATAACGATACGCTGTCGGCGATGGTAGCCAGCATTGTGGATGCGGACTTGCTCATTATCCTTTCCGACATTGAAGGGTTATACACGGCAAATCCGCAGACAACGCCGGATGCTACGCTGATTTCGACGGTGCACGATGTGTCGCCGGAGATAGAAGCGTTGGCTGGCGGCGCCGGGTCGACTCTGGGAACCGGCGGCATGCACACCAAGTTGCAGGCGGCTAAGATTGCGGTCAGTTCCGGCGTGCCGATGGTGATTGCCACCGGTACGCGCGACGGCGTGATCAGCGCGATCGCGGCAGGCGAAGAAATCGGAACGCTGTTTGTCTCACGTGAGAACCGTTTGCAGATTCGCAAGCGCTGGCTGGCGTTCGGCGCCAGGATCAAAGGCAGCGTAACGATTGACTCCGGTTGCGAACGGGCGTTAGCGGATGGTGCGAGCCTATTAGCCGCTGGCATTCAAACGGCCAATGGTTCGTTTAAAGCGGGCGATACGATCAGCATCATGAATCTGACCGGACGTGAAATGGCGCGAGGCATTGCGTATTACAGCAGCGAAGAAGTTGCAAGGATTGTCGGTTGCCATACCAATGAAATCGCGGATATCTTAGGCTATAAAAGTTATGATGAAGTGATTCATCGCGATAATATGGTGATACTAGGATAA
- a CDS encoding LCP family protein: MRRKRRKVRWGRLLLLLLIMAGMVWGVVRGAAYAVQSFTPPAPPPKIVKPVSPYADKAGKRITLLLIGVDDSTNQSSVAKGQADALMLLSINPEDNSVNLLSIPRDTMVTLPGRQGVERLGQAYVYGGAELTMRTIEHALQVPIAYHAALSCQDFAQLVDLIGGVEIYVDQNMNYEDAYSDLKIHLNRGYQHLDGLQAGQYVKYRSDEMGDIGRMQRQQIFMKALAEQVFQLEIVTRLPDLWNHAGEYLKTDLTPSVAFKLLTALRSDSLSKMRVELLPGQAVSLEGQWYWKADEEHARQVVNELFYANNGK, translated from the coding sequence GTGAGACGAAAACGACGAAAAGTTCGTTGGGGGCGGTTGCTGCTATTGCTGTTGATCATGGCAGGCATGGTCTGGGGCGTGGTGCGCGGTGCGGCTTATGCCGTTCAGTCTTTTACGCCGCCGGCGCCGCCGCCGAAAATTGTAAAACCGGTCTCTCCTTATGCAGATAAGGCTGGAAAACGGATTACGCTCTTGTTAATCGGCGTTGATGACAGTACAAATCAATCATCAGTGGCGAAGGGGCAGGCGGATGCCTTAATGCTGCTTAGCATCAATCCGGAAGACAACAGCGTCAATTTACTGTCGATTCCTCGAGACACAATGGTTACGCTGCCGGGCCGCCAAGGCGTCGAGAGGCTTGGACAGGCTTACGTCTATGGCGGAGCGGAATTGACGATGCGAACGATCGAACATGCACTGCAGGTTCCGATCGCCTATCATGCAGCACTGAGTTGTCAGGATTTTGCCCAGCTGGTCGATTTGATTGGCGGCGTTGAGATCTATGTCGATCAGAATATGAACTATGAAGATGCATACTCCGATCTGAAGATTCATTTGAACCGCGGCTATCAGCATTTGGATGGTTTGCAGGCCGGACAGTATGTGAAATACCGCAGTGATGAAATGGGCGATATCGGACGGATGCAGCGCCAGCAAATCTTTATGAAAGCGTTGGCGGAACAAGTATTCCAATTGGAGATTGTGACGCGCCTGCCTGACTTATGGAATCATGCGGGAGAATATTTGAAAACGGATCTTACGCCAAGCGTTGCTTTCAAACTGCTTACAGCCCTTCGCAGCGATAGTCTAAGCAAAATGAGAGTGGAACTTTTGCCGGGGCAAGCGGTTTCGCTTGAAGGGCAGTGGTATTGGAAGGCGGACGAGGAGCATGCGCGGCAAGTGGTGAATGAATTGTTTTATGCCAATAATGGGAAGTGA
- the yqeK gene encoding bis(5'-nucleosyl)-tetraphosphatase (symmetrical) YqeK yields the protein MNKQRQQEILRQLAEHLTPKRLAHSRQVAETAAKLAKVHDVDVEDAMLAGLLHDCARELTHKEMMLAAQQAGLVWGVEEEAEPVLLHAALAANWARLRYGVKKEAVLQAIALHTTGGPQMTRLDQILYLADLIEPGRDFPGVTELRRLAERDLEAALLKAFDGSILHLLRHGALLHPATVEGRNWLLLQLRQRKKGC from the coding sequence ATGAACAAGCAACGGCAGCAGGAAATCCTGCGTCAGTTGGCTGAGCACCTTACTCCGAAGCGTTTGGCGCATTCGAGGCAGGTTGCGGAAACTGCAGCTAAGTTGGCAAAAGTGCATGACGTTGACGTCGAAGATGCGATGCTGGCCGGATTGCTGCATGACTGCGCCCGTGAACTGACGCATAAGGAAATGATGCTGGCGGCGCAGCAGGCTGGCCTGGTATGGGGCGTAGAAGAAGAGGCCGAACCAGTGCTTTTGCATGCGGCGCTTGCCGCAAATTGGGCCAGGCTGCGTTACGGCGTCAAGAAGGAAGCCGTGTTGCAGGCGATTGCGTTGCATACGACCGGTGGCCCGCAAATGACGCGTTTGGATCAAATCCTCTATCTGGCGGACTTGATTGAACCGGGCCGCGATTTTCCCGGCGTCACCGAGCTAAGGCGGTTAGCGGAGCGTGACCTGGAGGCTGCGCTGCTAAAAGCGTTTGATGGAAGTATCCTTCATCTTCTCCGGCATGGTGCTTTATTGCATCCGGCAACGGTGGAGGGGCGAAATTGGCTGCTGTTGCAGCTGCGCCAGCGCAAGAAGGGGTGTTGA
- the rsfS gene encoding ribosome silencing factor, with protein MDSNNSEKIARLAAKAASDKKASEIMILNMQGLSNVTDYFLIASATSTTQVQAIADNIEKELDKVKVSALRREGYREARWVLLDFGDLVAHIFVEEDRAFYNLERLWADAPVEVYED; from the coding sequence ATGGATTCGAATAACAGTGAAAAAATAGCCCGACTGGCGGCAAAGGCGGCCAGTGATAAAAAAGCAAGCGAGATCATGATCCTTAACATGCAAGGTTTATCGAACGTCACCGATTATTTTCTGATTGCCAGTGCGACTTCGACGACGCAAGTGCAGGCGATTGCCGACAACATTGAGAAAGAGCTGGATAAAGTCAAAGTATCGGCGCTGCGCCGAGAAGGTTATCGTGAAGCGCGTTGGGTATTGCTTGATTTTGGCGATCTCGTGGCGCATATCTTTGTGGAAGAAGATCGTGCTTTCTATAATTTGGAAAGGCTCTGGGCCGATGCCCCGGTAGAAGTATATGAAGACTGA